TGAACGGGATTATCAAACGGACCGCTCTTTCGGCCTACTCCTCCATCCGCCAGTCCGGGATCATCGCCCTGACATTGCGGGAAGGCGACCGGCTCGCCCAGGTTCTTGTTGCGGATGCGGACAGCCATGTTCTGGTCGCGACCCGTCGCGGAATGGCGATTCTGTTTCCCATCCATGAGGTCACCGAGCAAGGCCGCACGGCCAGTGGTGTTCGGGCGATCCGTCTTCGGGAGGATGACCGGGTGGCTGATGCGGAAATTGTGACGGAAACGGATCCTGTCGCTGTTGTGACAGAAAAGGGGTATGGAAAGCGTCTGGACGTTGCGAAGTTTCGTCATCAGCACCGCGGAGGCATGGGACTCAAGATTTCCAGGGGGGCCGAAAAAATCGGTGCTGTTGTCTCCCTTGTGAAGGCGGGCGACACGGATGACCTGACAATCATTACCTCGAAGGGGGTGACAAATCGGGTCCAGGCCAACGAACTTCGGACAATGGGGCGCAGCGCCCAGGGCGTCATCGTCATGCGACTGGCCGACGATGACACCATTGTTTCCGCCGTTGTCAGCCCTCCCCGGGACGTGGAAGGTGAGCAAGAGAGCGGGTAGGGTTCTGACAGGAACCATCCTCCTGTTTGCCCTTTTTTCCGGTTGCCAGAGAAATCATGCCCAGGTTCACTACCATCGGGCCGAGGACGCGCTTGTCCACATGGATCTCGCCGGAGCCCGGAAGGAATTTCATGCGGCGATAAAGGCTTCTCCGAGTTCTCCCCTTGCGGGAGAGGCTTTCTATGAGCTCGGCCGGATGGATGATCTCTATGGAAACGACCCTCAAAAAGCTGCCGGGCATTACATGAAGTCTCTGGAAAATCTCAAGGACGGGTCTCTCCGGCAACGCGTCTCCATCGACCTTGCGACCGACCTTGAGCATTTGGGGAAGCCCGATGAAGCCCTGGCCATTCTCCGGGGGCTGGACGGGTCCAACCTGCTCTCCACCTTCAAGCCCCGGGTCTGGGACTTGACCGCCCGCATTCTCGAACATGAAGGTCATTACAGGGAAGCGTTGGGGTATTATAAAAAAGTGTCCGATCGGGAGCCGGACAGTTTTCGTGGGCAGAAAGCCCAATTCAAGATCGGCCTTCTGGAAAGTCTGGCGTCCGATCTTCCGTCTGCCCAACGTGACCTTGGGCGCTTTGTAAAGCGCTATCCTGACAGCCCCTTCACCCCGGTCGCCCGATTCAACCTGGCACTGACATGGGATCGCCTGGGTGACCATCAGAAGGCCCTGTCCATCTTGGAGTCGATCAAGGGAAGCTATCCCAACCAGGGGGTCGTTCTGGAGCGCATGTCGGAAATCCGAAAAGAAATGCGTTCCTCCGGACCCTCTCCCGGAAAGGGATCGTAATTCCAAAGCGCACCACCGTTTTCGGGAAACCAAAAGGTCGCTGCCGTGAAAATCACCGAAACATTCCGTTCCATCCAGGGAGAGTCCCGCTATTCCGGATGGCCCTGTTTTTTCATCCGGACGACCGGTTGTCCTCTTCGGTGCCGCTGGTGCGATACCACGTATTCTTTTTATGGGGGAGAGGAGCGAACGGTGGATTCTCTCGTCGGGGAAGCTGTTTCTTCCGGAACGTCCCTCGTTGAAATTACCGGCGGGGAACCCTTTGTTCAACCGGAACTTCCCGAGCTTTGTCAAAAACTTCTTGACCTCGGGAAAACCGTGCTGATTGAAACGTCGGGAGGTTTTCCGGTTCCCTCCGGTCTGAACCGGGAGTGTCGGCTGATTGTCGACCTCAAACCTCCCGGTTCCGGGATGGAAGCCTGGATGAAGGCGGAGAACTTTGCGGAGCTCGGGACGGAGGACGAAATCAAGGCGGTTCTCACGGGCCGGGAAGATTTTGACTGGTCCGTCCAAAAGCTGGAAGAGTGGGGGATATGGGGTCGTGTGCCGGTGACGTTTTCGCCGGTGTTCGGGGAATGTGATCCCCGGGAACTGGCCCGATGGGTCCTGGACTCCGGCCTCCCCGTCCGGGTCCAGATCCAGTTGCACAAGATTCTGTTCGACCCCCAGCTGAGGGGAGTTTAAGGATGCTTCATCGGGATCCCGACGAGATTGAAAATCAGAAAGCCGGTGGAAAAGGGTCTGTCGTTCTGGTCAGCGGGGGAATGGACAGCGCTGTGACGGCGGCCATGGCCATCCGGGAAAGTCCGAGAGTCGCGTTCCTTCATGTGCGTTACGGAGCCCGGGCCCAGGACAGCGAAGAGAGAGCGTTCCGGAATATTGCCCGGCACTGGGGGGTGGATCGGGTCCAGGTCATCGACCTCGCTCCTCTGGGGGCTCTGGGAGGGTCGGCTCTGACCGACCGATCCATGGAAGTCCCGGCCGCCAACCCGGATGCCCCGGGAATTCCGTCGACCTATGTTCCCTTCCGGAACGCCCATTTTCTTGCGATCGCCACCAGCTGGTGCGAAGTCCTGAAATTCGACCGGATCTGGATTGGAGCGGTGGAGGAAGACAGTTCCGGGTATCCGGACTGCCGGAGGATTTTTTACGACGCCTTTGAGGAAGCGATCAGGCTGGGGACACGTCCGGGAACGGGGATCCGGATCATGACGCCGGTCATTCATTTGAACAAGGGGGAAATCGTTTCGGAAGGAGTCCGCCTCGGCGTGCCGTTCGAACACACCTGGTCCTGTTACAGGGAGGGGACCCGGGCGTGCGGGCGCTGCGACAGTTGCGCTCTTCGCCTGAGAGGGTTTTCCCGGGCGGGGATCCGGGATCCCCTGGAGTATGAAATCTCCGAAATGCCCTGACCCTCTTGCCGAAAGGACCAGGACCGGAGGATACTGAAAGACTGTTGGATTGAGAGAGCTGTTGGTGAACGCGTTTAACCGTCTGTTCCGGACAAAAGAAAGGGTGTGGGTCGGTATGGATCGTGAAAAAGTGGACAAGGTGGAGATTGCGGCAAAAACCGGTGATCCCCTGACCTCCTCTGCGGAGGGTCTGGTTTTCGGAGTCTGGGACGATGGTCGCATGGCCCAGGATTTCCGGAAACGCCTCGATGGTGCCCTGCAGGGGGAGGTTTCCCGGATTCTCGACAACGGGGAATTCAAGGGCTCGTCCAATGATGTCCTGTTCTTGCCGACGATGGGAAAGCTTTCTGCCCGTTATATTGTTCTGGCGGGGCTTGGATCCCGTGAGAAGACCTCACCGGAACTGATCCGGAAAGTCTCCGGAACCGTCGCCCGGGCCGCCCGTTCCCGGAATCTCGCTTCTCTGGCTTCCACTCTTGTTTCGAATGATGTGGCAGAACCGGAACACGTTTCGGAAGCCATCGTCGAGGGGACATTTCTTGCCCTTTATCGGTTTGACCACTACAAAAGCACCGATAACAAGGACAAAAAGGAAAAAAACAAGAAAGGGGCCGCTGTTTCGAAGGATTTTGCGAGCCTGCATCTTTTTTCCTCCCGGGAAGCCGAGAAAAAAGTCCGCAAGGGAATCGACTGGGCGCAGGCCATTCTTCGAGGAACCTATCTCGCCCGGGATCTCGGAAATCATCCGGCCAACGTCGCCACCCCGTCGATGATTGCCCAGACGGCCTCCGTCGAATGCCAGAAGCGGGGAATCCACTTTGTCAGTTATGACCGGGAGAAGCTTGAAGAAATGGGTCTTGGCGCCCTGGTGGGTGTCGCGAAGGGATCGATGGAGCCGGCCAGGCTGATCCAGCTGGAGTATCGTCCTTCGAAAGCCGCGAATGCCAAACCGGTCCTTCTGGTTGGGAAAACGCTGACGTTCGACAGCGGGGGGATTTCCCTCAAGCCTGCCGAAAAGATGGAGACGATGAAGGGGGACATGTCCGGGGGGGCGGCCGTCCTCGGAACGATGATGGCCATCGCCGATCTGGGAATTCCCTTGTGGGTGGTCGGATTGATGCCGGCCACGGAAAACATGCCGTCCGGAACCGCGAACAAGCCGGGCGATGTTCTTCGGGCGTTCAACGGAAAAACCATCGAAGTGATCAACACGGATGCCGAAGGCCGTCTGATCCTGGCGGATGCCCTGTCCTGGGGGGTCAAGACGTTCGATCCGGCGCTCGTCATTGATCTTGCGACGCTGACCGGGGCTGTCACGGTCGCTCTCGGAGCCCACGCCATCGGTGTTCTGGGAAATGATCAGAAACGTCTGTCCGAAGTTCTGGAAATCGGGGAACGCGTCGGTGAAAAGGGGTGGCAGCTTCCCCTTTTCGAGGAGTATTTTGAACAGATCAAGAGCCCGATCGCCGATATCCAGAATGTGGGTGGACGAGGTGCCGGAACCATTACGGCGGCGGCCTTCCTTTCCAATTTTGTCGACGAAAAGCCCTGGGTCCATCTCGATATCGCGGGAACGGCCTGGGTGGAATCGGATGAGCCATACAAGCCCAAGGGGAATGTGGGGATCGGCATTCGCCTGCTCACGCATTATCTCGGAAAGCTTTCTGAGGACAAGGATCTTCGGAAGACCGAAAAACGGGAATCCCGAAAGAAATAGACATTCCGGTCCCCGAATGCACCCGGGCAGCTCCTCTGATATAATAAAAGAAAGGGTCCGGCATGGCCGGTAAGGATCAGTCCGACGCCCGGGAAAGGGCCACCGCGACAAATCGGAAGGCGTTTCATCAGTATGAAGTCCTGGAACGGTTTGAAGCGGGGATCGCTCTGTACGGGACGGAAGTCAAGGCGTTAAGGGACGGTCGGGTCAATCTTGGGGATGCCTTCGTCCGGATTGAAAATGAAGAAGCCTGGCTCTGGCAGCTTCATATCGGTCCTTATCGTGCGGCGTTTTATGACAATCACGAACCTCTCCGGAAGCGGAGGCTCCTGTTGCACAAAAAGGAGATCCTCCGTCTGATGGGGCTTGTTCGCCAGAAGGGTCTGACCGTTGTTCCCCTCAGGATTTATTCGGGTCCCCGGGGTCTGTTCAAGGTCGAAATCGCTCTGGTCCGGGGAAAAACCCAGGGAGACAAGAGAGATGCCATTCGGGAACGGGAGGCCAACCGGGAAATTCAGCGGGTCTTTCGTTCCAAACAGAAAGTTGGCCGTTAAGGGCGGTCAACCGAGATCTCCATGCACCGACACGTTCGATTTTCACGGGGGCGATCGGGTTCGACGGGGATGAGAAAGCAAGGACAGCATGCCGAGGTCCCAGGTCCTCGTAAAACCTTTGGGAAAAAGACAACTGCCAACGAAGAGCTGGCTCTCGCTGCTTAATCTAAACAATTAAGTGAGCGCGCTTATCGGATTTTGTGCCTGCCCGGATCCGAAGGCGTGGAGAAGGCAGGATCGCCAAGGGAACATGCCTGGGTTCCCGAGGTTAAACCCTTACAGGCTCGCTGATGACGGGTACGCCCCTCTTTCCCGTCGTTGGTCAGACTTAAACAGGGGCTAAGCATGTAGCGGTTCTTGGCGGACTGTTTCCGGACGCGGGTTCAATTCCCGCCGCCTCCACCATTGTATTGTTTTTTAACGTCCAGCAAAATCCAAGAATGAATGAAAAGCCCGCGTAAAACCGGGCTTTTTTCATGTCTATCGTCCCACGATGTCCACATTCGTCCATTGCAGCCACATGATTTTGACGGTAACTGGACCCTCCTCAAGATGACTTACCGTCAGCCTACCGTCACAATCTTTCCAAAGGGTTGAAAAATGGCGCTCACAGATGTCTTGATCCGAAACTCCAAGCCAAAAGACAAGGCTTTCAAGCTGTCGGATGGCGGAGGTCTCTATCTCCTGGTGAATCTCAACGCTCCCATTGGTGGAGATTTGATTACCGTTTTGACGGTAAGAGGAAGACTCTCTCCATGGGAGTCTATCCCGAGACCTCTCTGAGGGAGGCGCGAGAACGTCGTGATGAGGCCAAAAAGAAGATCGAGTCCGGGATCGATCCTTCTCATGCGAGAAAAGCCAAGAAGGAAAGCGACTCTGGGGCGGATACCTTCGAGACGATTGCCCGAGAGTGGTTCGAGAAGTTTTCTCCGACCTGGTCCCCTTCCCATGGGGATCGGATCATCCGGAGATTGGAGAGGGATATTTTTCCCTGGCTTGGAAAGCGTTCCATCAAAGATATCAAGGCTCCAGAGTTCTTGGCCGTTCTCCGGAGGATCGAATCGCGGGGAGCAGTCGAGACGGCACACCGGGCCTCTCAAAATTGCGGACAAGTCTTCCGATATGCAGCGGCGATGGGACGAACAGAGGGGGATCCGTCAGGAGATCTTCGGGGGGCCATTCCTCCGACAACGACAAAGCATCATGCCTCCATTACAGATCCCAAAGAAATCGGAGGGCTCCTCCGGGCGATCGACTCCTATGAAGGGGGATTGGTTGTCCGGTGTGCATTGAAGCTAGCTCCTCTCGTCTTTGTGAGGCCGGGGGAGCTGAGGCGCGCGGAGTGGTCGGAGATCGACTTCGAGAAAATGGAGTGGAGGATCCCTGCTGAAAAGATGAAGATGCGGGAACAACATATTGTCCCCCTCTCCCGTCAGGCCCTTGGGATCCTCCGGGAGCTTCAGCCATTGACCGGGGAAGGAAAGTATCTCTTCCCCTCTCCTCGCTCCTGGGATCGGCCTATGAGCGAAAATGCCGTTCTTGCAGCGCTACGCCGGATGGGGTATTCGGGAGATCAGATGACAGGACATGGTTTCAGAAGTATGGCTTCAACAATTTTGATTGAACAGGGCTGGAATCGGGATGCGATCGAGCGGCAACTGGCCCATGCGGAGCGGGATGAGATCCGTGCGGCCTACAACTATGCCCAGCATCTTCCGGAGAGACGAAAGATGATGCAGGCATGGGCGAATTATCTTGACGAGTTGAGAATTGATGGGCAGATCTTGCCATTCAAAACCAAAGAGGGGATGAAGTGACCCCCTTTTATCACAAGCGGCGCGTGTACCGGAGTCAATTTCTTACCATGGTTGGTATGACCGAAGGGATATGGGAGCCGTTCTCTCCAAATTTAAAGTCCAGGTCCCATTATCGGTTATGTGCTAGCCTATTTTTTCTTGGAAAGACAGGCTCCAATCACCCTCTCCGAAAAAGATCGCAATGATATCGACAAGATGTTTGAGACCTTCATGAGGTTTTACGAGGAAGATTGGCAAACAGGTCAATATAGGGAGGCTTTGAAGGTTTCGGTAGAATCCTTTGAGGAAATGAGAAAAGAACTATCTGATGACATTATGCATCGCATATCAGTTGATTGTGTTAGTCAATCCTGTGCAAAAAGGATCCATGGCTTGAAGGTTCCTCTGGCGGATCATGCCACTGCCATTGATCGTTTTTTCTCGGGCTTTTCCCCGGTCCTGTCGAGATACCTTTTTCCGGAGACCCAGTGATCATGCACCTCGGAACACAGCGCGCGAATGAGACGAAGACAACTCTCAGGATTCGGAAAGATCCGAACCACCCGGGTTCGTCGTTTGATCTCCTCGTTCAACCGCTCCAGCACATTCGTGCTTTTCAAAGAGCGATGATGTGCTCTCGGGAGCTTCAAAAAGGTGAACGTTTCCCCGACCGTCTCCTCCACCCATTCGACACATCTGGGATAGATCTCCTGCCAGCGATCCATCCACCGCGAAAGACCTTCCTGGGCTTCCGGGAGGGTATGCCGGTCATCGCGTTCCCGAAGCTCCTTCAAGCAGGAGTCGTCGGCCGTTTTGGGAAGATGATCCAGGGCATTGCGAAGGTAATGGACATAACAACGCTGCCACAGGGCTTCCGGAAGAAGTCCGGCCATGGCCTGCTTGAGTCCTTCAGGATGATCCGGCACGACAGAGGTCACTTGGGACAGTCCCCGTTTCTTGAGACCGATCAGAAAGTCTTTCCAGGACGAACGGCTTTCCCGATTGGCCAACTCCACGGCCAGCAGATGGCGTCGGCCGTCGGTATCAACGCCGACCGCAATGTGAACAGCCCGAGACCGGATGACCCCGTCTTCCCGAACCTTCTCATAGCGGGCATCGAGAATCAGGTAAGGAAAGGCTTCTTCCAAGGACCGGGACGCAAAACGCGTGAGCGCCGCATCGAGCGTCTTGTTAATCGCACTCACGGTGGAAGCCGAGAATCCAAGGCCACACAGCTCCTCCGTCACCGTCTTGATCCGACGAGTGGAGACTCCCTGGACATACCTCTCCGCCAAGACCGAGAACAAGGCTTTTTCGCTCCTCCGGTAGCGGTCGAAGAGTTCCGTCGAAAACTCTCCCGAGCGATCCCGGGGAACCGCCAGTTCGACTTTGCCCACCCGGGTGATCCAGGACCGTCGATCATAGCCGGCCCGATAACCTTTTCGCTCGTCCGTTCGTTCTCCCGAAGAAGCTCCCAGAAACTCCGTCATTTCTGCTTCCAGAAAACTTTGAAGCGCTTCTCGAACCAGCTCCTTCATCAGATCCCGATCTTCCTGAACCAGGGATTTCAAACCGGGAGAAACTGTTTTAGACTTTTTGCCAGGGGTCATGGTTCCCTCCAAAGGGGTGAAGGTCAGTGTTTTGGTCGACACAAACCTTCTTACCATGGCCCTTTTCTATTTCCAAAACTTTTTGCACACAATTCAGTACGTTACCATATGAGAACATATCACAAATCAGAACCAGGATTAAAAAGATTGCTAGGACAAAGCTTGGTGAATGTGCGGCTCTGATAAAGCTCCAGGCTATTTTATCGGACTGTAAGCATCTTACTGAGAAGAGAAATGAATTAACTCACTGCCTTTGGACGCAAGAGCTTGATGGAGAAGCTCAACTTAGAGATGCACATGGAAACACCAAACCCTTACCAACGGCGGTCAAGTCCTAAAAGTGCTGTAAATTTTTTCCCGAGAAGGGAAGCATGCAATGTCATTCCACGATTGCAAGAGTCGAAGAGGTTTTGAATGACTCCTGCTTCTTCCATTCGTGGTACTCGGTCATGTCCAGATATTTCTTCCCAGTACTCCATTGTTCATGGAACTCCGAGAGAAGGGCTCCAATGAGACGGATGGCGGATTCTTCGTTCGGGAAGATTCGGATCACCCGCTCCCGTCGTCGGATCTCTTCATTGAGCCGCTCCTGGGAATTGGTGCTTCGAAGCCGGACGCGGTATTTCTTGGGAAAGGTTAAAATGTTCAACGTCTCGTCAAACCCTTCCTCCAGGCACTCCATGGCCTTGGGAGCTTTTTTCTCGAAGGTTCGGAGGATTTCGTTCCGGACCATCCGGGCTTCCTCCATCGTCTCCGAGCGAAACAGCCGGGACAGGGCCTGGGCCAAGGGCCCTCTCTGGGAGGCCGGCGCATGACCCAGAATATTCCGAAGAAAGTGGACCTGGCACCGTTGCCATCGGACTCCCTGGAAATGCTTCCAGGCGGCGTTCTTGAGCCCTTTGTGATCGTCGGAGACGATCAGGTCCACCCCAGACAGTCCTCGATGTTTGAGATCACGGAGCATGTCATCCCAGGACGCTTCGTTTTCGCTGTCCCCCAGGGTCAGTCCCAGGATCTCCCGCTGTCCCTCTGCGGTGATGCCGGTGGCGATCAGGGCGGCCATCGGAGACACACTCTCATTCTTTCTCACCCGAATGACCAGGGCGTCGATCAGCACGAACGGATACGGACTGGACAGTTTTCGGTTCTTCCAGGCCTGGACCCGGGCGGAGAGCCCGGTCGACAACTGGCTGACCGTGGACTTCGAGAACCGGGTGCCACACAGCTCCTCGGTGATGTTGGCGACCTTTCGGGTCGAGACCCCCTGCACCACCATCTCCATCATCGAGAGGACCAGAGCCTGTTCAGAGCGTTGGTAGCGTTTGAACAGATCGGTGCTGAAACTCCCGTCCCGGGTTTGGGGAACGCGAAGAATCACGGTTCCCACCCGCGTGGTCAACGTTCGTTCTCGAACGCCGTTCCGGTAGCCGGCCCGTTCTTCCGTGCGTTCATGCCGGTCGGCTCCCAGATGTTCCGTCATCTGGGCTTCCAGGACCTGGTTCAGAACGGATTCCACCAGCTTTTTGAGTCCGTCTCCTCCCTCGGTCAAAAGATTTGGCAACAGGTCCGGGTTCAGGGTAAGGTTAAGTTCAGCCATCGATTCCTCCTTGTTAAGAATGGGTTGTTTGGGCAACGCCTATTCTCGGGAACATCGATGGCTTTTTCAATTCTTGGCCAACAGAATTTACATATATGGTCCCTTCCCCGGTTGCAAAAGGTTTTTCCCTTTTTGATGGACGATCACTGCAGCCATATATCCGGCCTCTGTGTGGAAGGTGTCCTTCCGGGCCTCGATGAAGTTCCGCGCACTTCCTCCTGATCAGCATTACGGCTTCAAAAGCCTCTGTAAATTTCAGGTTCTGGAAGTGCCGGTCTGACCGGTCCGTCATCCGGGGGATGTCCCCTCTACGCATTCTGGTGGTGGGAGTCTGTAAGCCGTTCCTTTCGTCAGGATTATGCCGATGATTTTTCGTTTGTGTCCCTATTGCCCGATCAGGCGGTTTTCCGGAGCGCGGGACCCGCCGGAGAATACACCGCATCCTCTTTGGTCAGGAGAGCCCACAGGACCCGGGCGTTCTTATTCGCGACCGCTACTGCCGTCCGGTTGTATCCCCGCCGTTCGTACAGGGAGAGGATCCAGGTATTGCGTCCCGCGGGCTCTTTCCCAGCGGCGGCAATCTTCATGACGGAGCGCACCATCGCCCGCCCTCCGTGGATCAGGAGGGTGCGTAGATAGGTGTCTCCTCGTTTGGAGATCCCCAGAAGCACATTCTTGCCGCCGCTGGAGTGCTGTTTGGGTACCAAGCCAAGATAGGCAGCGAAATGGCGTCCATTCCTGAACCGGAAGGGATCTCCGACCAAGGCGACCAGAACCGTGGCGGTGAGAACCCCCACTCCGGGAACGGTCATGAGCCGTTTGCAGACGGGGTGTCTCTTGGCCAGATTCTCGATCCAGGTGTCAAAGTCTTCAAGTTTTGACTCGAGTCCTGCCAACTCCGCACCTATCACCCGAAGCGTCTCCCGAAGGGAAGGGGAAAGTCCGCACTCCGGATCGTTCACAAGACGCTCCAGCTCTCCCCCAACCTTTTTAGGGGACTGTCCCAACACGATTCCGTATTCCAGGAGAATGCCCCGGATGTGGTTGATCGTGGCAGTGCGGAATCCGATCAGAAGCTGACGACTCCGATGTAAGCTCTGGATGTCCTGGGCGTCTTCCGTCTTCACCGGAACAGTCGGGATTGAAGGCCGAAGCGCCGCCTCGCAGATCGCCCGGGCGTCATTGGCATCGTTCTTGTTCGTGCGCACAAAAGGTTTCACGTACTGGGGCGGAATCAGCACGATCGCATGGCCCATTTTCTCGAACTCCCGCCCCCAGTAGTTGGCCGATCCACAGGACTCCATCGCGATCCGGCAAGGAGGAAGATTTTGAATCGTCTTTGTCAGGTGAGAACGACTGACTTTCTTGTTCAAAACCTCATGCCCTCTCGCATCGAGTCCGATCAAATGAAAAACCGTCTTGGCGATGTCGATTCCCAGTGTGGTAACCTTCATGGTGGTTCCTCCCTTTATCTTGTGATTGGTGTTGGTTAGCACCCACCATTCTGGCCCATCGTGAGGCCGTTAAGGAAGGGGGAGGGACCATTTCATTAGCATTATATGGACTCAACCTATTTAACGTTAGCAAAATTTCTTCATTATTTGATTGTTTGGCAAGAT
The sequence above is drawn from the Leptospirillum ferriphilum ML-04 genome and encodes:
- a CDS encoding radical SAM protein; this translates as MKITETFRSIQGESRYSGWPCFFIRTTGCPLRCRWCDTTYSFYGGEERTVDSLVGEAVSSGTSLVEITGGEPFVQPELPELCQKLLDLGKTVLIETSGGFPVPSGLNRECRLIVDLKPPGSGMEAWMKAENFAELGTEDEIKAVLTGREDFDWSVQKLEEWGIWGRVPVTFSPVFGECDPRELARWVLDSGLPVRVQIQLHKILFDPQLRGV
- a CDS encoding IS110 family transposase, whose product is MKVTTLGIDIAKTVFHLIGLDARGHEVLNKKVSRSHLTKTIQNLPPCRIAMESCGSANYWGREFEKMGHAIVLIPPQYVKPFVRTNKNDANDARAICEAALRPSIPTVPVKTEDAQDIQSLHRSRQLLIGFRTATINHIRGILLEYGIVLGQSPKKVGGELERLVNDPECGLSPSLRETLRVIGAELAGLESKLEDFDTWIENLAKRHPVCKRLMTVPGVGVLTATVLVALVGDPFRFRNGRHFAAYLGLVPKQHSSGGKNVLLGISKRGDTYLRTLLIHGGRAMVRSVMKIAAAGKEPAGRNTWILSLYERRGYNRTAVAVANKNARVLWALLTKEDAVYSPAGPALRKTA
- a CDS encoding leucyl aminopeptidase — its product is MNAFNRLFRTKERVWVGMDREKVDKVEIAAKTGDPLTSSAEGLVFGVWDDGRMAQDFRKRLDGALQGEVSRILDNGEFKGSSNDVLFLPTMGKLSARYIVLAGLGSREKTSPELIRKVSGTVARAARSRNLASLASTLVSNDVAEPEHVSEAIVEGTFLALYRFDHYKSTDNKDKKEKNKKGAAVSKDFASLHLFSSREAEKKVRKGIDWAQAILRGTYLARDLGNHPANVATPSMIAQTASVECQKRGIHFVSYDREKLEEMGLGALVGVAKGSMEPARLIQLEYRPSKAANAKPVLLVGKTLTFDSGGISLKPAEKMETMKGDMSGGAAVLGTMMAIADLGIPLWVVGLMPATENMPSGTANKPGDVLRAFNGKTIEVINTDAEGRLILADALSWGVKTFDPALVIDLATLTGAVTVALGAHAIGVLGNDQKRLSEVLEIGERVGEKGWQLPLFEEYFEQIKSPIADIQNVGGRGAGTITAAAFLSNFVDEKPWVHLDIAGTAWVESDEPYKPKGNVGIGIRLLTHYLGKLSEDKDLRKTEKRESRKK
- a CDS encoding IS256 family transposase — protein: MTPGKKSKTVSPGLKSLVQEDRDLMKELVREALQSFLEAEMTEFLGASSGERTDERKGYRAGYDRRSWITRVGKVELAVPRDRSGEFSTELFDRYRRSEKALFSVLAERYVQGVSTRRIKTVTEELCGLGFSASTVSAINKTLDAALTRFASRSLEEAFPYLILDARYEKVREDGVIRSRAVHIAVGVDTDGRRHLLAVELANRESRSSWKDFLIGLKKRGLSQVTSVVPDHPEGLKQAMAGLLPEALWQRCYVHYLRNALDHLPKTADDSCLKELRERDDRHTLPEAQEGLSRWMDRWQEIYPRCVEWVEETVGETFTFLKLPRAHHRSLKSTNVLERLNEEIKRRTRVVRIFPNPESCLRLIRALCSEVHDHWVSGKRYLDRTGEKPEKKRSMAVA
- a CDS encoding IS256 family transposase; this translates as MAELNLTLNPDLLPNLLTEGGDGLKKLVESVLNQVLEAQMTEHLGADRHERTEERAGYRNGVRERTLTTRVGTVILRVPQTRDGSFSTDLFKRYQRSEQALVLSMMEMVVQGVSTRKVANITEELCGTRFSKSTVSQLSTGLSARVQAWKNRKLSSPYPFVLIDALVIRVRKNESVSPMAALIATGITAEGQREILGLTLGDSENEASWDDMLRDLKHRGLSGVDLIVSDDHKGLKNAAWKHFQGVRWQRCQVHFLRNILGHAPASQRGPLAQALSRLFRSETMEEARMVRNEILRTFEKKAPKAMECLEEGFDETLNILTFPKKYRVRLRSTNSQERLNEEIRRRERVIRIFPNEESAIRLIGALLSEFHEQWSTGKKYLDMTEYHEWKKQESFKTSSTLAIVE
- the queC gene encoding 7-cyano-7-deazaguanine synthase QueC; this encodes MLHRDPDEIENQKAGGKGSVVLVSGGMDSAVTAAMAIRESPRVAFLHVRYGARAQDSEERAFRNIARHWGVDRVQVIDLAPLGALGGSALTDRSMEVPAANPDAPGIPSTYVPFRNAHFLAIATSWCEVLKFDRIWIGAVEEDSSGYPDCRRIFYDAFEEAIRLGTRPGTGIRIMTPVIHLNKGEIVSEGVRLGVPFEHTWSCYREGTRACGRCDSCALRLRGFSRAGIRDPLEYEISEMP
- the smpB gene encoding SsrA-binding protein SmpB — translated: MAGKDQSDARERATATNRKAFHQYEVLERFEAGIALYGTEVKALRDGRVNLGDAFVRIENEEAWLWQLHIGPYRAAFYDNHEPLRKRRLLLHKKEILRLMGLVRQKGLTVVPLRIYSGPRGLFKVEIALVRGKTQGDKRDAIREREANREIQRVFRSKQKVGR
- a CDS encoding tetratricopeptide repeat protein codes for the protein MSKRAGRVLTGTILLFALFSGCQRNHAQVHYHRAEDALVHMDLAGARKEFHAAIKASPSSPLAGEAFYELGRMDDLYGNDPQKAAGHYMKSLENLKDGSLRQRVSIDLATDLEHLGKPDEALAILRGLDGSNLLSTFKPRVWDLTARILEHEGHYREALGYYKKVSDREPDSFRGQKAQFKIGLLESLASDLPSAQRDLGRFVKRYPDSPFTPVARFNLALTWDRLGDHQKALSILESIKGSYPNQGVVLERMSEIRKEMRSSGPSPGKGS
- a CDS encoding tyrosine-type recombinase/integrase; amino-acid sequence: MGVYPETSLREARERRDEAKKKIESGIDPSHARKAKKESDSGADTFETIAREWFEKFSPTWSPSHGDRIIRRLERDIFPWLGKRSIKDIKAPEFLAVLRRIESRGAVETAHRASQNCGQVFRYAAAMGRTEGDPSGDLRGAIPPTTTKHHASITDPKEIGGLLRAIDSYEGGLVVRCALKLAPLVFVRPGELRRAEWSEIDFEKMEWRIPAEKMKMREQHIVPLSRQALGILRELQPLTGEGKYLFPSPRSWDRPMSENAVLAALRRMGYSGDQMTGHGFRSMASTILIEQGWNRDAIERQLAHAERDEIRAAYNYAQHLPERRKMMQAWANYLDELRIDGQILPFKTKEGMK